A genomic stretch from Sulfurihydrogenibium azorense Az-Fu1 includes:
- the rfbB gene encoding dTDP-glucose 4,6-dehydratase — MKLLITGGAGFIGSEFTRQAVKNLFETVVVDKLTYAGDLERLKEVEDKIKFYKTDINNQEFLDYIFQKEKPDVVVHFAAESHVDRSILDPSIFIETNVKGTQILLDISKKYNIKLFINIATDEVYGELGENGQFYEDTPLIPNSPYSVSKASADMLGRAYYRTYGLPVITVRPSNNYGYWQYPEKLIPVVIIKALNNQPIPVYGKGENIREWLFVSDCAQAVFEIIQKGKVGEIYNVGSGQERRNIEVVKSILDILNKPYDLITFVKDRPGHDYRYSLNTEKIQREIGWKAKITFEEGIEKTVKWYLNNLEWVNKKIKQLEEYWKKVYQ, encoded by the coding sequence ATGAAACTTTTAATTACAGGTGGAGCAGGTTTTATTGGAAGCGAATTTACAAGGCAAGCAGTAAAAAATTTATTTGAAACAGTAGTAGTAGATAAACTAACCTATGCAGGAGATTTAGAAAGATTAAAAGAAGTAGAAGACAAAATAAAATTTTACAAAACAGATATAAACAATCAAGAGTTTTTAGACTACATATTTCAAAAAGAGAAACCAGATGTAGTAGTACATTTTGCTGCAGAAAGTCATGTAGACAGAAGTATATTAGACCCTTCTATATTTATAGAGACAAACGTAAAAGGCACTCAAATCTTATTAGATATTTCTAAAAAGTACAATATCAAACTTTTTATAAACATAGCCACAGACGAAGTATACGGAGAACTTGGAGAAAATGGACAATTTTACGAAGATACACCACTTATACCAAATTCACCTTACTCTGTTAGTAAAGCTTCGGCTGATATGTTAGGAAGAGCCTACTATAGAACCTATGGATTACCTGTTATAACCGTAAGGCCATCTAACAATTATGGTTATTGGCAATATCCAGAAAAACTAATTCCAGTAGTTATAATAAAAGCTTTAAACAATCAACCTATACCTGTATATGGTAAAGGAGAAAATATAAGAGAATGGCTCTTCGTATCAGATTGTGCACAGGCAGTATTTGAAATTATACAAAAAGGTAAAGTAGGAGAGATTTATAATGTAGGAAGTGGACAAGAAAGAAGAAATATAGAGGTTGTAAAATCTATATTAGATATTTTAAATAAACCATACGATTTAATTACATTTGTAAAGGATAGACCCGGACATGATTACAGATATAGTTTAAATACAGAAAAAATACAAAGAGAAATAGGATGGAAAGCAAAAATAACTTTTGAAGAAGGAATTGAAAAAACTGTAAAGTGGTACTTAAACAATTTAGAATGGGTGAATAAGAAAATAAAACAGTTAGAAGAATACTGGAAAAAGGTTTACCAATGA
- the rfbD gene encoding dTDP-4-dehydrorhamnose reductase: MKFLVFGKNGQLGTEFSQYFEINNYTYLSLSKTECDITNFKLVEKIIKDYKPNVVINCSAYNLVDKAEEEFKEAFEVNAFAIKNLGLLCQEYKCFLIHYSTDYVFDGTKQDFYTEEDLPNPLSIYAKSKYAGEKFIKETLEHYLIFRVSWVYGKGKQNFLYKLNQWAATHSMLKIAVDEFSVPTSTRTIVEITLKALKQGLTGLYHLTNSGYASRYEWSKEYLKLKQVDKLIYPAYQSDFNLPAKRPKWSVMSNQKISKILNTDIPLWNEELKLMVREMDI, translated from the coding sequence ATGAAATTTTTAGTTTTTGGTAAAAACGGTCAATTAGGTACAGAGTTTTCACAATATTTTGAAATTAATAACTATACCTATTTATCCTTATCAAAAACTGAATGTGATATAACAAACTTTAAACTTGTAGAAAAAATAATAAAAGATTATAAACCTAATGTAGTTATAAACTGTAGTGCGTATAACCTTGTAGATAAAGCTGAAGAAGAGTTTAAAGAGGCATTTGAGGTAAACGCCTTTGCAATAAAAAATTTAGGGCTTCTCTGTCAAGAATATAAATGTTTTTTGATTCATTACTCAACAGATTACGTTTTTGATGGAACAAAACAAGATTTTTACACAGAAGAAGATTTACCAAACCCTTTAAGTATTTATGCAAAAAGTAAGTACGCAGGAGAAAAATTTATAAAAGAAACTTTAGAACACTATCTTATTTTCAGAGTCAGCTGGGTGTACGGAAAAGGAAAACAAAACTTTCTATATAAACTCAACCAATGGGCAGCTACCCATAGTATGCTAAAAATAGCAGTAGATGAGTTTTCAGTCCCTACCTCAACAAGAACTATTGTGGAGATTACTCTAAAAGCATTAAAACAAGGTTTAACAGGATTATATCACCTTACAAACTCAGGATACGCTTCAAGATACGAATGGTCTAAAGAGTATTTAAAATTAAAACAAGTAGATAAACTTATATATCCAGCTTACCAATCAGATTTTAATCTTCCAGCAAAAAGGCCAAAATGGTCAGTTATGAGTAATCAAAAAATCAGTAAAATCCTAAATACTGATATACCTTTATGGAATGAAGAGTTAAAACTCATGGTGAGAGAAATGGACATTTAA
- a CDS encoding glucose-6-phosphate isomerase, whose protein sequence is MIKIDYTNVMAKIIGEKDGIIPQEFDEYNHIVHEIHEKILKEKDTHFYFTKLPYQDTQEIKTLAKEIRENFDYFVVIGIGGSALGNQMIQEAINGFNYNNFEFPKLYILDNVDPEKFGNILDLIDIRKTIFNVITKSGSTVETMANFAIIYTTLKELLPETYKNHLIFTTDPEKGFLRKFGQLEGIKTLDIPPAVGGRFSVLTSVGLLSAAVCGIDIDALLEGAKKADKICSKTSIVIENPAYLIGLIHYIAAEKKGKSISVMMPYFERLSSFVDWYRQLWAESLGKQGYGQTPVKAIGTIDQHSQIQLFREGPKDKIVTFIQVEKSLRDFKIPSDLPPEISYLSGYTLKEILDMELLGTRAALTKSKVPNLTITIDELNPYNLGMLIYIYELATGFTGYLYKINPFDQPAVEEGKNFAYGLMGRKGYEEKLREFKELNRQEFILEL, encoded by the coding sequence ATGATAAAGATAGATTACACAAATGTGATGGCAAAAATAATCGGTGAAAAAGATGGTATAATCCCACAAGAGTTTGATGAGTATAACCATATAGTCCACGAGATACACGAAAAGATACTAAAAGAAAAAGACACTCACTTTTACTTTACAAAGCTTCCTTATCAAGACACTCAAGAGATTAAAACCCTTGCCAAAGAGATAAGAGAAAATTTTGATTACTTTGTTGTAATTGGGATAGGGGGTTCAGCTCTTGGCAACCAGATGATCCAAGAGGCTATCAACGGCTTTAACTACAATAACTTTGAATTTCCAAAGTTATACATACTTGATAACGTTGACCCTGAGAAGTTTGGAAACATTTTAGATTTAATAGATATAAGAAAAACTATCTTTAATGTAATAACAAAATCCGGCTCAACTGTAGAAACGATGGCTAACTTTGCTATAATCTATACAACCTTAAAAGAATTACTTCCAGAGACTTACAAAAACCATCTAATATTTACAACTGACCCAGAAAAAGGATTTTTGAGAAAGTTTGGTCAGTTAGAAGGAATAAAAACTCTTGATATTCCACCTGCTGTTGGAGGAAGATTTTCAGTTTTAACGTCTGTGGGACTACTTTCTGCAGCTGTTTGTGGAATTGATATAGATGCTCTTCTTGAAGGGGCAAAGAAAGCCGATAAAATTTGTAGTAAAACATCTATTGTAATAGAAAACCCAGCTTACCTAATAGGTTTAATCCATTATATAGCTGCCGAGAAAAAAGGAAAGTCTATCTCTGTTATGATGCCTTACTTTGAAAGACTTTCTTCGTTTGTAGACTGGTACAGACAGCTCTGGGCAGAAAGTCTGGGAAAACAAGGATACGGTCAAACACCTGTAAAAGCTATAGGAACAATAGATCAACACTCCCAGATCCAGCTCTTTAGAGAGGGTCCTAAGGATAAAATAGTTACATTTATCCAAGTTGAAAAATCTTTGAGAGATTTTAAGATTCCTTCTGACCTACCACCTGAAATATCCTACTTATCTGGATATACTTTAAAAGAGATTTTAGATATGGAGCTTTTAGGAACAAGAGCAGCACTAACAAAAAGTAAAGTACCTAACCTAACTATAACAATAGATGAACTAAATCCTTACAACTTAGGAATGTTAATTTATATATACGAACTTGCAACAGGATTTACAGGATACTTGTACAAAATAAATCCATTTGACCAGCCAGCAGTAGAAGAAGGTAAAAACTTTGCATACGGTTTAATGGGAAGAAAAGGTTATGAAGAAAAGTTAAGAGAGTTTAAAGAGTTAAACAGACAAGAGTTTATACTGGAGCTGTAA
- a CDS encoding PEGA domain-containing protein: MKKFSFLVILLSFFLFSCEGKGKLSVKEPQGAEVYVNGKPVGKTPLEIELKEGSYTVEVATSEFDRDRQTGVWVYYDKTTELSFKPRPKGILEANTIPQGAVVMEGRNYLGKTPFKDYLDVGKHLIVFKLGNVGASRKVVIEYGKTTSLTVNLEKAVIHFDANPSDTTIYVDNKKLDSLPKTVELDEGVHKITVEKDVYKDTFTLKWKKGDEYTVKYTLKDVQLPPVQAYGPITITKDYKRFVSLGKAGIYFWDLSDLKPHISLWDPEDVRNFDKFTNFAVSDDGKLTSGIKPIKALSYKYKDMKNPVKVLVWDNSTAMVIANKLFDANISFVAFGKNGSNVYLLGKDGKGFVIDSKTGNKVKDVSIGDSISSVKSYSNKIYIGTESGKLILYDTSSDSIVSTNPVHSGRINDIQISKDGKYLITASNDKTVKILNISDLSTVKTFSSSAAVASANLSPSNSKVAIAKADKTVDVLSFDGNKLYTISNLPAQAISVAFTSEDIVLTASSVDNPVINLWYSGKLLRKWVQTIE, encoded by the coding sequence ATGAAAAAGTTTTCTTTCCTTGTGATTCTCTTATCTTTCTTTCTATTTTCCTGTGAAGGAAAGGGTAAGCTATCAGTTAAAGAACCTCAGGGTGCAGAGGTTTATGTCAATGGAAAACCAGTAGGAAAAACACCTTTAGAGATAGAGTTGAAAGAAGGTAGTTATACAGTAGAAGTTGCTACCAGCGAGTTTGATAGAGATAGACAAACAGGAGTTTGGGTATACTACGATAAAACTACAGAACTTTCCTTTAAACCAAGACCTAAAGGAATCCTTGAAGCAAACACTATTCCTCAAGGTGCTGTTGTAATGGAAGGTAGAAACTACCTTGGTAAAACACCTTTCAAAGATTACCTTGACGTTGGAAAACATCTTATAGTTTTTAAACTTGGGAACGTTGGAGCTTCAAGGAAGGTTGTTATAGAGTATGGAAAAACAACTTCTTTAACAGTTAATTTAGAAAAAGCTGTAATTCACTTTGACGCAAACCCAAGTGATACTACTATCTACGTAGATAATAAAAAGTTAGACTCACTTCCAAAAACAGTTGAGTTAGATGAAGGTGTACATAAGATAACAGTAGAAAAAGACGTTTATAAAGATACATTTACGTTAAAATGGAAGAAGGGAGATGAGTACACAGTAAAGTACACACTTAAAGATGTTCAGCTTCCACCTGTTCAGGCTTACGGTCCTATAACCATTACAAAAGATTATAAACGCTTTGTCTCTTTAGGAAAAGCAGGTATATACTTCTGGGATTTATCAGACTTAAAACCTCACATCTCTTTATGGGATCCTGAAGATGTAAGAAACTTTGATAAATTTACAAACTTCGCAGTTTCTGATGACGGTAAACTAACATCAGGAATAAAACCTATAAAAGCCCTCTCTTACAAATACAAAGATATGAAAAATCCTGTTAAAGTGTTAGTTTGGGATAACTCTACTGCTATGGTAATTGCTAACAAACTGTTTGATGCTAACATCTCTTTTGTTGCGTTTGGTAAAAATGGTTCTAACGTCTATCTACTAGGCAAAGATGGTAAAGGTTTTGTAATAGACTCTAAAACAGGCAATAAAGTTAAAGACGTATCAATTGGAGATAGTATATCTTCTGTGAAATCTTACTCAAACAAGATATACATAGGAACAGAGAGTGGAAAACTAATCCTTTACGATACTTCTTCTGATTCTATCGTCTCCACAAACCCTGTTCATAGTGGTAGAATAAACGATATTCAAATATCAAAAGATGGAAAATACTTAATTACCGCATCTAATGACAAAACTGTAAAAATACTCAATATTAGTGATCTATCTACAGTAAAAACTTTTTCTTCAAGTGCAGCTGTAGCTTCTGCAAATCTTTCACCATCAAACTCAAAGGTTGCTATTGCTAAAGCTGATAAAACTGTAGATGTACTATCTTTTGATGGAAATAAGCTATACACAATATCTAACTTACCAGCTCAGGCCATCTCTGTAGCGTTTACATCAGAAGATATAGTCCTAACGGCTTCTTCTGTAGATAATCCAGTTATAAATCTCTGGTACTCTGGTAAACTGCTTAGAAAATGGGTTCAAACAATTGAGTAA
- a CDS encoding c-type cytochrome, giving the protein MRFFKKILISTLMLNAILISSSKAQDSQVYSINLPYYDWKLKEGKYKLVFEQNCLMCHSPGYVFGQSKGKTGKDMWRTVVYQMINDFKAPISKEDAEKIIQYLNENYSNQ; this is encoded by the coding sequence ATGAGATTCTTTAAAAAGATTTTAATCTCTACTTTAATGTTAAATGCTATTTTAATTAGCAGCTCAAAAGCCCAAGATAGTCAAGTTTACTCTATAAATCTTCCATATTATGATTGGAAACTGAAAGAAGGTAAGTATAAACTTGTATTTGAACAAAACTGTTTAATGTGTCATTCTCCGGGTTATGTATTTGGTCAATCAAAAGGCAAAACAGGAAAGGATATGTGGAGAACCGTTGTCTACCAAATGATAAACGATTTTAAAGCTCCTATATCAAAGGAAGATGCAGAGAAAATTATCCAGTATTTAAATGAAAATTACTCAAATCAATAG
- a CDS encoding molybdopterin-dependent oxidoreductase, with amino-acid sequence MSSRREFLKSSLLLAVAGLTMKKSFAEDIPSIDLQDYPRTVKYPGKADLIMYSDRPPLLETPRSYFSKAVTPNEAFFVRWHLSNIPTEVDLKEWRLTITGNVNKTVSLTLDEIKSLFEPVSYYAVLQCSGNGRSFFEKQQTALGIQWKHGAMGNALWMGVRLADVLNYAGVKWDTLEVAFKGLDKAPYPQTPDVERSLPIDKCLYEDLILAYEMNGEPLHILNGFPLRLIVPGWYATHWIKSVTTITVLNQELKNFWMEEAYHIPDNACHCVPIGQKPSKTRIITQMNVKSVIGTPEDNTVVKLGQTIKIAGVAFDQGYGIQDVLISFDGGKSWKPTCLGPDLGRYSFREWYYYFRPTTKGEVKVMVRAINKNGETQPIEAGWNPGGYMWNGIDTIKINVV; translated from the coding sequence GAAGAGAGTTTTTAAAGAGCTCTTTGTTGTTAGCTGTAGCTGGTTTAACGATGAAGAAATCTTTTGCAGAAGATATTCCGTCTATAGACTTACAAGATTATCCGAGAACTGTGAAGTACCCTGGTAAAGCAGATTTGATAATGTACTCAGATAGGCCTCCATTACTTGAGACACCAAGAAGCTATTTTTCAAAAGCAGTAACTCCTAACGAAGCCTTCTTTGTTAGATGGCACCTATCAAACATTCCTACAGAAGTTGACCTAAAAGAATGGAGGTTAACGATAACAGGAAACGTAAATAAAACTGTAAGCTTAACGTTAGATGAAATCAAGTCTTTATTTGAACCGGTTTCTTACTATGCTGTTTTACAGTGTTCTGGAAACGGCAGATCTTTCTTTGAGAAACAACAAACAGCTCTGGGAATACAGTGGAAACATGGAGCCATGGGAAATGCTCTATGGATGGGAGTAAGACTTGCTGATGTCTTAAATTACGCAGGTGTAAAGTGGGACACTTTAGAAGTTGCATTTAAGGGACTTGATAAAGCGCCTTATCCTCAAACACCTGATGTCGAAAGGTCTTTACCTATAGATAAATGTCTTTACGAAGACTTGATCCTTGCATACGAGATGAATGGAGAACCTTTACACATTCTTAATGGATTTCCACTTAGACTTATAGTTCCTGGATGGTATGCTACTCACTGGATAAAGTCTGTTACGACAATAACGGTCTTAAATCAAGAGTTGAAAAACTTCTGGATGGAAGAAGCTTACCACATTCCGGATAATGCTTGCCACTGTGTACCTATTGGTCAAAAACCATCTAAAACAAGGATAATTACCCAGATGAACGTTAAATCTGTTATAGGAACTCCTGAAGACAACACAGTAGTAAAGTTGGGACAGACTATTAAAATTGCTGGTGTGGCCTTTGATCAAGGTTATGGTATTCAGGACGTTTTAATATCTTTTGACGGTGGTAAAAGCTGGAAACCAACTTGTCTTGGACCAGATTTAGGTAGATACTCTTTCAGAGAATGGTACTACTACTTTAGGCCTACTACAAAAGGAGAAGTAAAGGTAATGGTAAGAGCAATAAATAAAAATGGAGAAACTCAGCCTATAGAAGCAGGATGGAACCCCGGTGGCTACATGTGGAACGGCATTGATACTATAAAAATAAATGTTGTTTAA